A window from Pseudomonadota bacterium encodes these proteins:
- a CDS encoding type II toxin-antitoxin system RelE/ParE family toxin has protein sequence MNWTISYYSESIQKEILALPAGFLARYLRYSDRMELYGPNLGMPHTRAMREGLFELRIQAEEGILRVFYCTIVGKKIVMLHQFIKKTDKTPSRELNIALRRMKEVEDAYTQRT, from the coding sequence ATGAATTGGACAATTTCTTATTATAGCGAGTCCATACAGAAAGAAATCCTTGCATTGCCCGCTGGTTTTCTTGCCCGATATCTGCGATATTCTGACCGGATGGAACTTTACGGCCCAAATCTGGGCATGCCTCACACACGAGCAATGCGTGAAGGCCTGTTTGAATTGCGGATTCAGGCCGAAGAAGGAATTTTGCGTGTATTTTACTGCACGATAGTTGGTAAAAAGATAGTGATGCTGCATCAATTCATAAAGAAAACAGACAAAACCCCGTCGAGAGAACTTAATATAGCCCTACGGCGGATGAAGGAGGTCGAAGATGCTTACACACAAAGAACTTAA
- a CDS encoding helix-turn-helix transcriptional regulator yields MLTHKELKNRALERTDVKAEYESLADEFTFLDEFLKARAAAGVTQAEVAKRIGTTQSTIARLESGRGKHSPSLATLQKYARALGCRLELRLRRD; encoded by the coding sequence ATGCTTACACACAAAGAACTTAAAAACCGTGCCCTCGAACGTACGGATGTAAAAGCCGAATATGAAAGCCTTGCCGATGAATTTACCTTTCTTGATGAATTCCTGAAAGCACGCGCTGCCGCAGGTGTCACGCAGGCGGAGGTTGCCAAACGTATTGGCACAACACAATCCACGATAGCACGTCTGGAATCAGGCAGGGGAAAACACTCGCCATCACTGGCCACGTTGCAAAAGTATGCTCGCGCCCTCGGTTGTCGTCTTGAGTTGAGAT